A portion of the Syntrophaceae bacterium genome contains these proteins:
- a CDS encoding acyl-CoA thioesterase, protein MRPAGARGSASTRSTAATTAGATQAAAPCFETGTERRPGRQHPRRERAVKGKTVRESCVVLAQVMNPQDANPAGNVHGGVIMKLIDTAAGAAAVKHARANCVTASIDRLDFHNPVFIGDLVTLRASLNFTGRSSMEVGVRVESENLLTGKVRHTVSAYMTFVALDEQGRPTAIPPLILETPEEERRNREAQARREARLREKTKEKACQLSAENCD, encoded by the coding sequence ATGCGCCCGGCCGGGGCAAGAGGATCGGCATCGACTCGCTCGACAGCAGCTACTACAGCAGGCGCTACGCAGGCGGCCGCTCCATGCTTTGAGACAGGCACGGAGCGTCGCCCCGGCAGACAGCATCCAAGGAGAGAAAGAGCCGTGAAAGGGAAAACCGTCCGGGAAAGCTGCGTCGTGCTGGCGCAGGTCATGAATCCGCAGGACGCCAACCCCGCCGGGAACGTCCACGGCGGGGTGATCATGAAGCTCATCGACACGGCGGCGGGTGCGGCCGCCGTGAAGCACGCGCGGGCCAACTGCGTGACGGCGTCCATCGACCGCCTCGATTTCCACAACCCCGTCTTCATCGGCGACCTCGTCACCCTGAGGGCGAGCCTCAACTTCACGGGAAGGAGCTCCATGGAGGTCGGCGTCCGCGTCGAGTCGGAGAATCTGCTCACCGGCAAGGTCCGCCACACCGTCTCGGCCTACATGACTTTCGTGGCCCTCGACGAGCAGGGCAGGCCCACGGCCATACCGCCCCTCATCCTCGAGACACCGGAAGAGGAGCGCCGCAACCGCGAGGCACAGGCGCGACGGGAGGCGCGGCTGCGGGAGAAGACGAAGGAGAAGGCCTGCCAGCTCAGCGCCGAGAACTGTGATTGA
- a CDS encoding 1-acyl-sn-glycerol-3-phosphate acyltransferase gives MIDEKYLDNIRLSSTPVGQKIIGTLVLVPNYHLFQHVDIRIENVERIPRDETVIFAMNHTDRYNYWPFQYKLWRLGYRFTTVWAKGKYYRNKAVGKMLDVSNVIPVPSMGYLVEEFYRQRFSRRIGKDEYRVIKDWIDGKIDEASARVKLTAETATHFTRGFIDHLKGYHQQLMEKVAELSTKAVMEWNLNLIIFPEGTRSLRLGTGRTGLAQIALYSGKKIVPVGCNNSDRIYTGSAPFARSGTVTYRIGEPLSVDGRLREFRITEPFKLFSRESQQKFKVQFEGVTKIVMDSINELLDERHRRLASDPS, from the coding sequence ATGATCGACGAGAAATATTTGGACAACATCCGCCTGTCATCGACGCCCGTCGGGCAGAAAATCATCGGCACTCTCGTCCTGGTGCCCAACTATCATCTCTTCCAGCACGTGGATATCCGGATCGAGAACGTCGAGAGGATCCCCCGGGACGAAACGGTCATCTTCGCCATGAACCACACGGACCGGTACAACTACTGGCCCTTCCAGTACAAGCTGTGGCGTCTCGGCTACCGCTTCACGACGGTCTGGGCCAAGGGGAAATACTACCGCAACAAGGCGGTCGGCAAGATGCTGGACGTCAGCAACGTCATCCCTGTGCCCTCCATGGGGTACCTGGTGGAGGAATTCTACAGGCAGCGCTTCAGCCGCAGGATCGGGAAGGACGAGTACCGGGTCATCAAGGATTGGATCGACGGGAAGATCGACGAGGCCTCCGCCCGGGTAAAGCTGACGGCCGAGACGGCAACCCACTTCACGAGGGGCTTCATCGATCACCTCAAGGGCTACCACCAGCAGCTGATGGAGAAGGTGGCCGAGCTCAGCACAAAAGCCGTGATGGAATGGAACCTGAACCTGATCATCTTCCCCGAGGGGACCCGTTCGCTGCGGCTGGGCACCGGCAGGACCGGGCTTGCGCAGATCGCCCTGTACTCGGGGAAGAAGATCGTACCCGTGGGCTGCAACAACTCCGACCGGATCTACACGGGCTCTGCGCCCTTCGCGAGGTCCGGCACCGTCACCTACCGGATCGGGGAGCCGCTGTCCGTCGACGGCAGGCTGAGGGAATTCCGCATCACGGAGCCCTTCAAGCTCTTCTCCCGCGAGAGCCAGCAGAAGTTCAAGGTTCAGTTCGAGGGGGTGACCAAGATTGTCATGGACAGCATCAACGAGCTGCTCGACGAGAGGCACCGGCGGCTTGCATCCGACCCTTCTTGA
- the thiC gene encoding phosphomethylpyrimidine synthase ThiC produces MKGRLTQLEAARKGIVSEEMTACAKQENVDPETIRKGVEEGTIVVVRNNRHTAIAPLAIGKGLRTKINTNIGTSRDRADLALEMEKVRVSIAAGTDTIMDLSTGGDLGAIRRAVIGASTVAVGTVPIYQAAVGAVKAGKAIVEMTADDLFRAIEENGEDGVDFITVHCGVTRRSVECIEKQGRLLGIVSRGGSILAHWMDYNGQENPLYEQYDRLLEIAREYDMVLSLGDGLRPGCLADATDRGQVQELILLGELTRRARERGVQVMIEGPGHVPIRDIQANIQLEKSLCGGAPFYVLGPLPTDIAPGYDHITAAIGGAIAGWAGADYLCYVTPSEHLRLPTLDDVREGVIASKIAAHIADIAKGVPGAIERDHRMARARKELDWEGQIAASLDPVRSRAWLEKSASAGEEGCTMCGDLCAVKMGRQKKAKTG; encoded by the coding sequence ATGAAGGGCAGGCTCACACAACTGGAGGCGGCACGCAAGGGGATCGTCTCCGAGGAGATGACCGCCTGCGCGAAGCAGGAGAATGTCGATCCCGAAACCATCCGAAAAGGGGTCGAGGAAGGGACGATCGTCGTCGTCCGCAATAACCGGCACACGGCGATCGCGCCCCTGGCCATCGGCAAGGGGCTCCGGACGAAGATCAACACGAACATCGGGACCTCGAGGGACCGTGCTGATCTGGCCCTGGAGATGGAGAAGGTCCGCGTCTCGATTGCCGCGGGGACGGACACGATCATGGATCTCTCCACGGGCGGCGACCTCGGGGCGATCCGGCGCGCCGTCATCGGCGCATCGACGGTCGCCGTGGGGACCGTGCCCATCTACCAGGCCGCCGTGGGGGCCGTGAAAGCCGGCAAGGCCATCGTGGAGATGACCGCGGACGACCTCTTCCGGGCCATCGAGGAGAACGGCGAGGACGGCGTCGACTTCATCACCGTCCACTGCGGCGTGACGCGCCGAAGCGTGGAGTGCATCGAGAAACAGGGACGGCTGCTGGGCATCGTGAGCCGCGGGGGATCGATCCTCGCGCACTGGATGGACTACAACGGGCAGGAGAACCCCCTCTACGAGCAATACGACCGGCTTCTCGAGATCGCGAGGGAGTACGACATGGTCCTGAGCCTCGGCGACGGCCTCAGGCCCGGCTGCCTGGCCGACGCCACGGACCGCGGGCAGGTGCAGGAGCTCATCCTGCTGGGCGAGCTCACCCGCAGGGCGAGGGAACGCGGCGTCCAGGTGATGATCGAAGGCCCGGGGCATGTCCCGATCCGGGACATCCAGGCCAACATCCAGCTGGAGAAGAGCCTCTGCGGCGGGGCGCCCTTCTACGTCCTGGGGCCGCTGCCCACGGACATCGCCCCCGGGTACGACCACATCACGGCCGCCATCGGCGGGGCCATCGCGGGCTGGGCCGGGGCGGATTACCTCTGCTACGTAACCCCCTCGGAGCACCTGCGGCTGCCCACCCTCGACGATGTCCGGGAAGGGGTGATCGCCTCGAAGATCGCCGCCCACATCGCCGACATCGCCAAGGGCGTCCCCGGGGCGATCGAGCGGGATCACCGCATGGCCCGGGCGCGCAAGGAACTCGACTGGGAAGGCCAGATCGCGGCCTCCCTCGACCCCGTCCGCTCCCGCGCGTGGCTCGAGAAGAGCGCCAGCGCCGGCGAGGAAGGCTGCACGATGTGCGGGGATCTCTGTGCCGTGAAAATGGGGCGTCAGAAAAAAGCGAAGACGGGCTGA
- the thiD gene encoding bifunctional hydroxymethylpyrimidine kinase/phosphomethylpyrimidine kinase: MDVKRVLTVAGSDSGGGAGIQADLKTITALGGFGMSVVTALTAQNTLGVQAVHEIPVEFIEAQFDSVAGDIGVDAAKTGMLSSSEIIRCVAKKIRQYRIRKLVVDPVMAAKGGSRLLREEARETLIRELIPLAAVVTPNIPEAEALTGMRISRKSDMRKAAVRIHGLGAKNVVVKGGHLEGDAADLLFDGKGFHEFAVKRIDTKHTHGTGCTFASAIATGLAQGAGVHEAVQRAKDYVTEAIRFGLAIGRGQGPTNHFAPVFREGERWRCIEELKTAIGRLKGMHTGNIVPEIQSNFGYALSGATSAAEVAAVPGRIIRVGENVETLHDPAFGASSHVAKVILAVMRFDGRYRSAMNIRFSEEIVDILKALGFDVASFDRAHEPREVKLREGSSLEWGTTDALSRHGGIPDAVFDRGGEGKEPIVRILGRNPAEVADKVLRVSKALRKSRS; encoded by the coding sequence ATGGATGTGAAGCGAGTCCTGACCGTTGCGGGGTCCGATTCCGGCGGGGGCGCCGGGATCCAGGCGGACCTCAAGACGATCACGGCCCTGGGCGGCTTCGGCATGAGCGTCGTGACGGCGCTGACGGCCCAGAACACCCTCGGCGTGCAGGCGGTGCACGAGATTCCCGTCGAGTTCATCGAGGCGCAGTTCGACTCCGTGGCGGGCGACATCGGCGTCGATGCGGCCAAGACGGGCATGCTCTCCTCGTCGGAGATCATCCGCTGTGTGGCGAAGAAGATCCGGCAGTACAGGATCCGGAAGCTCGTCGTCGACCCCGTCATGGCGGCCAAGGGCGGCAGCCGCCTGCTGCGCGAAGAGGCCCGGGAGACCCTCATCAGGGAACTGATCCCGCTGGCCGCGGTCGTCACGCCGAACATCCCCGAGGCGGAGGCCCTCACGGGGATGCGGATCTCCAGAAAGAGCGACATGCGGAAAGCCGCCGTCCGGATCCACGGGCTCGGGGCGAAGAACGTCGTCGTCAAGGGCGGGCATCTCGAGGGCGATGCCGCGGACCTGCTCTTCGACGGAAAGGGCTTCCACGAATTCGCCGTAAAGCGCATCGACACGAAGCACACGCACGGCACGGGCTGCACCTTCGCCTCGGCCATCGCCACGGGGCTTGCCCAGGGCGCCGGCGTTCACGAGGCCGTGCAGCGGGCGAAGGACTACGTCACCGAGGCCATCCGCTTCGGCCTTGCGATCGGCAGGGGCCAGGGACCGACGAATCATTTCGCCCCGGTCTTCCGCGAAGGCGAGCGCTGGCGCTGCATCGAGGAGCTGAAGACGGCAATCGGGAGGCTCAAGGGCATGCACACGGGCAACATCGTCCCCGAGATCCAGTCCAACTTCGGCTACGCACTCTCCGGGGCGACGTCGGCGGCGGAGGTGGCCGCCGTCCCGGGCCGAATCATCCGCGTGGGGGAGAACGTGGAGACCCTTCATGACCCGGCCTTTGGGGCCTCGAGCCACGTCGCCAAGGTGATCCTCGCGGTCATGCGCTTCGACGGCCGCTACCGGTCGGCCATGAACATCCGCTTCTCCGAGGAGATCGTCGACATCCTGAAGGCCCTCGGGTTCGACGTGGCGAGCTTCGACCGGGCCCACGAGCCTCGGGAGGTGAAGCTGCGCGAGGGTTCCTCCCTCGAGTGGGGGACGACGGACGCCCTGTCGCGGCACGGGGGCATCCCCGACGCCGTCTTCGACCGGGGCGGCGAGGGCAAGGAGCCCATCGTCCGCATCCTCGGGCGCAACCCGGCCGAGGTGGCCGACAAGGTGCTCAGGGTGTCGAAGGCCCTGCGTAAATCAAGAAGTTAG
- a CDS encoding hydrolase, translating to MGFTIQAGAFSKAENAARLTVRLNREGLSAYYFVYRTGLYKVRFGNFRTAEAATERARRLADKGIIEEFWVVNPREYAIALREEKGEGYVRDEIVRTARSFIGVPYLWGGDSADEGFDCSGFTMAVYQYNGLMLPHSSRDQSVMGTPVGRSKLERGDLVFFSTNNTGRVSHVGVYIGGGRFIHAPGRGKRIGIDSLDSSYYSRRYAGGRSML from the coding sequence ATGGGCTTCACCATCCAGGCAGGGGCGTTCTCGAAGGCCGAAAATGCGGCACGTCTCACGGTCCGGCTCAACCGCGAGGGCCTCTCTGCCTATTACTTCGTCTACCGGACGGGGCTCTACAAGGTGCGCTTCGGCAACTTCAGGACGGCCGAGGCGGCAACGGAGCGTGCCCGGCGCCTTGCGGACAAGGGCATCATCGAGGAGTTCTGGGTCGTCAACCCCCGCGAGTACGCCATCGCCCTCCGGGAAGAAAAGGGCGAGGGGTATGTCCGCGACGAGATCGTGCGGACGGCACGCAGCTTCATCGGCGTTCCCTACCTGTGGGGCGGCGACTCGGCGGACGAGGGGTTCGACTGCAGCGGCTTCACCATGGCCGTCTACCAGTACAACGGCCTGATGCTGCCCCACTCGTCGCGCGACCAGTCCGTCATGGGAACCCCCGTCGGCAGGAGCAAGCTCGAGAGGGGCGACCTGGTCTTTTTCAGCACGAACAACACGGGCAGGGTCTCCCACGTGGGGGTCTACATCGGCGGCGGGCGTTTCATCCATGCGCCCGGCCGGGGCAAGAGGATCGGCATCGACTCGCTCGACAGCAGCTACTACAGCAGGCGCTACGCAGGCGGCCGCTCCATGCTTTGA
- a CDS encoding class I SAM-dependent methyltransferase, translating to MAETPQKLPPGFPSERDYRAVLGSAEFKDLDAFSDRFLSTNGRILGRHGRRWGRDPLHQWSRQWEYPFVSGRLDAAIGRDADAIVLDAGSGVTFFPYYLCERNASLKIHCCDSDAALRGVFEKIRSPAAGRVEFFQADIRSIPSEDSHYDAVYCVSVLEHTEGFEGIVGEFHRVIKPGGKLLVTFDVSLDGTRDISPARATRLIEALMGKFHSGEAIDSNLASRLTAPGIFTTASAAQMNGRLLPWRFPSILYRLQSLLSGKGLVSWPPLLTVCCLDLTKPLTQE from the coding sequence ATGGCCGAAACGCCGCAGAAGCTGCCCCCCGGTTTTCCGTCGGAAAGAGACTATCGGGCCGTCCTCGGCTCTGCCGAGTTCAAAGACTTGGATGCGTTCTCGGACCGCTTCCTGTCCACCAACGGGCGGATACTGGGCAGGCACGGGAGACGGTGGGGAAGAGACCCTCTCCATCAGTGGAGCCGGCAGTGGGAATACCCGTTCGTGTCCGGCCGCCTCGACGCCGCCATCGGGAGAGACGCTGACGCAATCGTTCTGGACGCGGGGTCGGGGGTGACGTTTTTCCCCTACTATCTCTGCGAGCGGAACGCATCGCTGAAGATCCACTGCTGTGACAGCGACGCGGCGCTGCGGGGTGTCTTCGAAAAAATCCGCAGCCCCGCCGCCGGAAGGGTGGAGTTCTTTCAGGCCGACATCCGCAGCATCCCCAGCGAAGACTCGCACTACGACGCCGTCTACTGCGTGTCGGTCCTGGAACACACGGAAGGCTTCGAAGGCATCGTCGGGGAGTTTCACCGCGTCATCAAGCCCGGCGGGAAACTCCTTGTCACCTTCGACGTTTCGCTGGACGGCACACGCGATATCAGCCCCGCCCGGGCAACAAGGCTGATCGAGGCTCTGATGGGCAAATTCCATAGCGGCGAGGCGATCGATAGCAACCTCGCCTCCCGGCTGACTGCGCCGGGGATCTTCACCACGGCGAGCGCGGCGCAGATGAATGGCAGGCTGCTGCCCTGGAGGTTCCCCTCCATTCTTTACCGGCTGCAGTCCCTCTTGTCTGGTAAAGGGCTCGTCTCCTGGCCCCCATTGCTGACCGTTTGCTGCCTGGACCTGACAAAGCCCTTGACGCAAGAATAG
- a CDS encoding thiazole biosynthesis protein has protein sequence MALNEVTITRAIVETYTKKLLAHLDVDVAVVGGGPAGLVASYYLAKAGKRVALYERKLSIGGGMWGGGMMFNEIVVQAEAKGILDHFGVRTEEYEPGYYTADAIEAVTTICSRALQAGAKVFNCITVEDVVIRDNRVMGLVITWSPVEMTGLHVDPLTIHAKAVIDATGHDTEVLRVIERKADVTLNTPTGKLMGERSMWSEKAERLTIDNTREICPGVWVAGMSANAAFGGPRMGPIFGGMLLSGRKVAEQILAAG, from the coding sequence ATGGCGCTAAACGAAGTCACCATCACCCGGGCCATTGTCGAGACGTACACGAAGAAGCTGCTGGCGCACCTCGACGTCGACGTGGCCGTCGTGGGCGGCGGGCCCGCGGGCCTCGTCGCGTCCTACTACCTGGCGAAGGCGGGGAAGAGGGTCGCCCTCTACGAGCGCAAGCTCAGCATCGGCGGCGGCATGTGGGGCGGCGGGATGATGTTCAACGAGATCGTCGTCCAGGCCGAGGCCAAGGGGATCCTCGATCACTTCGGGGTCCGGACGGAGGAGTACGAGCCCGGCTACTACACCGCCGATGCCATCGAGGCGGTGACGACAATCTGCTCCCGGGCCCTGCAGGCCGGCGCGAAGGTCTTCAACTGCATCACCGTGGAGGACGTGGTGATCCGAGACAACCGCGTCATGGGGCTCGTCATCACCTGGTCGCCCGTGGAGATGACAGGGCTCCACGTCGACCCGCTGACGATCCATGCGAAGGCCGTCATCGATGCCACGGGGCACGACACGGAGGTGCTGCGCGTCATCGAGCGAAAGGCCGACGTGACGCTCAACACCCCGACGGGCAAGCTCATGGGAGAGCGCTCCATGTGGTCCGAAAAGGCCGAACGGCTGACGATCGACAACACGCGGGAGATCTGCCCCGGCGTCTGGGTGGCCGGCATGTCGGCCAACGCGGCCTTCGGCGGCCCGCGCATGGGGCCTATCTTCGGCGGGATGCTGCTGTCCGGCCGAAAGGTGGCCGAGCAGATCCTGGCCGCGGGCTGA
- a CDS encoding class I SAM-dependent RNA methyltransferase: MTLWKEKRRILVTCARGTPGILAGEIQSLHMPALAVLETAVETEGTLGDTVRLNLSLRTAQRILYLLDAFAAGQAQDLYRRLVKLPWEAILAADGYLSVTSSVKTDAINDTRFANVKTKDAIVDRIRDRMGRRPDSGPGRHGAVVHLHWEDGRCEVWLDTSGEPLSRRGYRKIPLEAPMQETLAAAVILATGWDGTTHLVNPMCGSGTLAIEGALAGLGRAPGILRQNFGFMHILGFDRTAFERERDALKKAARRKLAGRIVATDIRPGAVEAARQNARTAGVDHLIEFSACDFRETPVPEGDGIVVLNPEYGERMGDAAKLGEIYSEIGNFFKNRCMGYRGYIFTGNLDLAKQVGLRTRRRIPFYNGPIECRLLEYELYRGSRKGATGD, translated from the coding sequence ATGACCCTCTGGAAGGAAAAAAGAAGAATTCTCGTCACCTGCGCGCGCGGGACCCCCGGAATCCTCGCGGGGGAGATCCAGTCGCTGCACATGCCTGCCCTCGCGGTGCTCGAGACGGCCGTCGAGACGGAGGGCACCCTGGGGGACACCGTTCGGCTCAATCTCTCCCTGCGCACAGCGCAGCGCATCCTGTATCTTCTCGATGCATTTGCCGCCGGGCAGGCCCAGGATCTGTACCGCCGTCTCGTGAAGCTTCCCTGGGAGGCGATCCTCGCCGCCGACGGGTACCTATCGGTCACATCGAGCGTCAAGACCGATGCCATCAATGACACCCGCTTTGCCAACGTGAAGACGAAGGACGCCATCGTGGACCGCATCCGCGACCGTATGGGCCGGCGCCCGGACTCGGGCCCGGGGCGCCACGGGGCCGTCGTCCACCTGCACTGGGAGGACGGGCGCTGCGAGGTCTGGCTCGACACCTCGGGGGAACCCCTCTCCAGGCGGGGCTACCGGAAGATCCCCCTCGAGGCCCCGATGCAGGAGACCCTGGCGGCCGCCGTCATCCTCGCAACCGGCTGGGACGGCACGACGCACCTGGTCAACCCCATGTGCGGCAGCGGCACCCTGGCCATCGAGGGGGCGCTCGCCGGCCTGGGCAGGGCGCCAGGGATTCTTCGGCAAAACTTCGGGTTCATGCACATCCTGGGGTTCGACCGCACGGCGTTCGAGAGGGAACGGGACGCCCTCAAGAAAGCCGCCCGCCGAAAGCTCGCCGGGCGCATCGTCGCCACCGACATCCGGCCCGGGGCCGTCGAGGCGGCAAGACAGAACGCCCGGACGGCTGGGGTGGATCACCTCATCGAGTTCTCGGCCTGCGATTTCCGCGAAACCCCTGTGCCCGAAGGGGATGGGATCGTGGTCCTGAACCCCGAGTACGGCGAACGGATGGGTGATGCCGCGAAATTGGGCGAAATCTATTCCGAGATCGGGAACTTTTTCAAGAATCGGTGCATGGGCTACAGGGGCTACATCTTCACGGGCAACCTCGACCTGGCCAAGCAGGTCGGCCTGCGCACGAGGCGCAGAATTCCCTTCTACAACGGGCCCATCGAGTGCCGCCTTCTCGAGTACGAGCTCTACCGCGGAAGCCGCAAGGGCGCAACCGGAGACTGA
- a CDS encoding UPF0182 family protein, giving the protein MVDIRSIRPPAKLPRGLIAALALGGLLIAFWRLAGMITDWFWYQEVGYESVFTVSLAAQLKAAALFGIPYFLFFFLNLTLANRLAPKFHPVEDGDTIDVTPDRKPLQLLILVVSLFLSLFAALAGAGQWENLMLFLNGTPFGVDDPLFGKDIGFYVFQLPLLNHVFGWFVSLNFFTLAATAVVYVIRRAVFIRPPHVFSLAPVAKRHLLILASLFFFWGVFGSWLSLNEILFTKRGVVFGPGYTDVTTQLWVIRAIMVLMGVCGAAIVAYAFVGRPLLPIAALGVLAAFFVLGRGVYPAVVQKFQVVPNEIVRERPYIEWNIKYTRLAYQLDNIEERDFPAEENLTREDLRRNDLTIKNIRLWNDAPLLQTYGQLQEIRTYYKFLDVDNDRYMVNGEYRQVMISPRELHYPSLPSKTWINERLTYTHGYGVVVGPVNRVTPEGLPEFFIKDIPPVATTNLKVTRPEIYYGETSNDYVFVRTKAPEFDYPVGDRNVYSRYEGTGGVPLSFFRKLLFAARFGSVTILLANEITDESRVMFYRTARERVAKIAPFARLEADPYLVITPEGRLVWFVDGYTTTDRFPYSEPMRNVGNYVRNSIKALVDAYDGTVQVYVSEPADPIIQTYAKIFPGVFKPLAEMPEPLQKHIRYPGGMLGIQAHMYRAYHMQDPQVFYNKEDLWAIPGRPGRSGEQEMDPYYTIMKLPGEKREEFIMLVPFTPSRKDNMAAWMAVRCDMPNYGKLIAYQFPKQRLVYGPRQIDARIDQDAEISKQLSLWNQRGSQAIRGSLLAIPIEKSILYVQPLYLSAEKGQLPELKRVIVAFGNAIAMEETLEQSLQRIFGGELIRDRGARPAGAAAAPAAREKGDRELALEALQHYRRAQEYLKQGNWAAYGEELRKMDEALRSVERRK; this is encoded by the coding sequence ATGGTCGACATCCGCAGCATCCGGCCACCGGCAAAACTGCCGCGGGGCCTCATCGCGGCCCTCGCGCTGGGGGGGCTGCTCATCGCCTTCTGGCGGCTGGCCGGCATGATCACGGACTGGTTCTGGTACCAGGAAGTCGGCTACGAGAGCGTCTTCACGGTCAGCCTCGCGGCTCAGCTCAAGGCGGCCGCCCTGTTCGGCATCCCCTATTTCCTGTTCTTCTTTCTGAACCTCACCCTGGCCAACCGCCTGGCGCCGAAGTTCCATCCCGTCGAGGACGGCGACACGATCGACGTGACGCCCGACAGGAAGCCCCTCCAGCTCCTGATCCTGGTGGTCTCTCTCTTCCTCAGCCTGTTTGCCGCGCTGGCCGGGGCGGGCCAGTGGGAGAACCTGATGCTGTTTCTCAACGGCACCCCCTTCGGGGTGGACGACCCCCTCTTCGGGAAGGACATCGGGTTCTACGTCTTCCAGCTCCCGCTTCTCAACCACGTCTTCGGGTGGTTCGTGAGCCTGAACTTCTTCACCCTCGCCGCGACGGCCGTCGTCTACGTCATCCGGAGAGCCGTGTTCATCCGGCCCCCGCATGTCTTCAGCCTCGCCCCCGTGGCAAAGCGGCATCTGCTGATCCTGGCGTCCCTCTTTTTCTTCTGGGGCGTCTTCGGGTCGTGGCTTTCCCTCAACGAGATCCTCTTCACCAAGCGCGGCGTCGTTTTCGGGCCCGGCTACACCGACGTGACGACCCAGCTCTGGGTGATCCGGGCGATCATGGTCCTCATGGGGGTCTGCGGTGCGGCCATCGTCGCCTACGCCTTCGTCGGCCGGCCGCTTCTGCCGATCGCGGCCCTCGGCGTTCTCGCGGCCTTCTTCGTCCTCGGCCGCGGGGTCTACCCGGCAGTCGTGCAGAAGTTCCAGGTCGTCCCCAACGAGATCGTCCGGGAGCGCCCCTACATCGAGTGGAACATCAAGTACACGCGCCTCGCCTACCAGCTCGACAACATCGAGGAGCGCGACTTCCCCGCCGAGGAGAACCTGACCCGCGAGGACCTGCGCCGCAACGACCTGACGATCAAGAACATCCGCCTCTGGAACGACGCCCCGCTGCTGCAGACCTACGGCCAGCTGCAGGAGATCCGGACCTACTACAAGTTCCTCGATGTGGACAACGACCGCTACATGGTCAACGGCGAGTACCGGCAGGTGATGATCTCCCCGCGGGAGCTTCACTACCCGTCCCTGCCCTCGAAGACCTGGATCAACGAGAGGCTGACCTACACCCACGGCTACGGCGTCGTCGTGGGCCCCGTGAACCGGGTGACGCCCGAGGGCCTGCCCGAGTTCTTCATCAAGGACATCCCGCCCGTGGCCACGACGAATCTCAAGGTGACCCGGCCCGAGATCTACTACGGCGAGACGTCCAATGACTACGTTTTCGTGAGGACCAAGGCGCCCGAGTTCGACTACCCCGTGGGGGACAGGAACGTCTATTCCCGTTACGAGGGGACGGGCGGGGTGCCCCTGTCCTTCTTCCGCAAGCTGCTCTTCGCCGCCCGGTTCGGGTCCGTCACGATCCTCCTGGCCAACGAGATCACCGACGAGAGCCGCGTCATGTTCTACCGGACGGCGCGGGAGCGCGTCGCCAAGATCGCGCCCTTCGCCCGGCTCGAGGCCGACCCGTACCTCGTGATCACGCCCGAGGGGCGCCTCGTGTGGTTCGTCGACGGCTACACCACGACGGACCGGTTCCCCTACTCGGAGCCCATGCGGAACGTGGGCAACTACGTCCGCAACTCCATCAAGGCGCTCGTCGACGCCTACGACGGCACGGTCCAGGTCTACGTGAGCGAGCCCGCCGACCCCATCATCCAGACCTACGCGAAGATCTTCCCGGGGGTCTTCAAGCCCCTGGCCGAGATGCCCGAGCCCCTGCAGAAGCACATCCGCTACCCCGGCGGCATGCTGGGCATCCAGGCCCACATGTACAGGGCCTACCACATGCAGGACCCCCAGGTCTTCTACAACAAGGAGGACCTCTGGGCGATCCCGGGCAGGCCCGGCCGCAGCGGCGAGCAGGAAATGGACCCCTACTACACGATCATGAAGCTGCCCGGCGAGAAGAGGGAGGAGTTCATCATGCTCGTCCCCTTCACGCCGAGCCGCAAGGACAACATGGCCGCCTGGATGGCCGTGCGCTGCGACATGCCGAACTACGGCAAGCTGATCGCCTACCAGTTCCCGAAGCAGCGGCTCGTCTACGGCCCCAGGCAGATCGACGCCCGCATCGACCAGGACGCGGAGATCTCCAAGCAGCTCTCGCTCTGGAACCAGCGGGGGTCCCAGGCCATCCGGGGGAGCCTGCTGGCGATCCCCATCGAAAAGTCGATCCTCTACGTGCAGCCCCTCTACCTCTCGGCCGAGAAGGGGCAGCTGCCCGAGCTCAAGCGCGTCATCGTGGCCTTCGGCAACGCGATCGCCATGGAGGAGACGCTGGAGCAGTCGCTGCAGCGCATCTTCGGCGGCGAGCTGATCCGTGACAGGGGCGCAAGGCCAGCAGGGGCGGCCGCGGCCCCCGCCGCCCGGGAGAAGGGGGACAGGGAGCTCGCCCTCGAGGCCCTGCAGCACTACCGCAGGGCCCAGGAGTACCTGAAGCAGGGCAACTGGGCCGCCTACGGCGAGGAGCTGCGGAAGATGGATGAAGCCCTGCGCTCCGTGGAGCGGAGAAAGTAG